ACAGTAGTATCCGGCTTTAAAAGTGCTGGCGAATGTTGTGGCCATTTAACCACTACTCGTTTTTTTGCTTTTGTTTTTGCTAATTGTATTAATTCATCAGTTTTGTCATCGCGCTTAACAAGCTGCTGCAGCACTTGCAGGTCTTTTTTTACCAAAGCAGTTTTTTGCCGTTCAGGATGCATGGGATCAATATAAATTACATCAGGATAATATTCCTGGGTTAAATCCTGCAAATAATTAAAAGCATCAACCGCATGCAATTCAAGTTGCAAAACCTGCTTTGAATGTTCATCACGACGCATTAAAGCATCAGCCAATAAAGTGGCCAAAACAGGCTGTCGCTCCAGCATAATCACGTGTGCTCCAAAACTCGCCAGTACAGCCGCATCACGTCCCCATCCTGCTGTTGCATCAAGAATACGAACGCCAGCCCCTGGTTTGCAAGCACGAACAATCCCTTGCTGCTTACCAGCATTGCGACGTTTCTGCCAGGTTGATGCCGTAAAATCTGCATATAAAGGAGAAAAACCACCTATTTTTAAAGCAAGTTT
This region of Legionella clemsonensis genomic DNA includes:
- a CDS encoding class I SAM-dependent methyltransferase, producing the protein MTNDIAIAYEGEQQLVRAEELSKLLKLKINNDARQQLLVTADKLALKIGGFSPLYADFTASTWQKRRNAGKQQGIVRACKPGAGVRILDATAGWGRDAAVLASFGAHVIMLERQPVLATLLADALMRRDEHSKQVLQLELHAVDAFNYLQDLTQEYYPDVIYIDPMHPERQKTALVKKDLQVLQQLVKRDDKTDELIQLAKTKAKKRVVVKWPQHSPALLKPDTTVDGKTVRFDIYLPSLQV